A window of Hippoglossus stenolepis isolate QCI-W04-F060 chromosome 16, HSTE1.2, whole genome shotgun sequence contains these coding sequences:
- the gprc5ba gene encoding G protein-coupled receptor, class C, group 5, member Ba isoform X1, producing MAFHPVLLLLLLTVAHHASSQNSEDSEALPRGCGWGLVRPYTLLCDLDSIWGVAVEAVAAGGILAAILLALVLLCRLRHISEAEKRSAVGPILLLLLGILGLFGLSFAYLIDQDESLCLLRRALWGLLFAVCFSCLLVQGVRLRRLGRERRSPGGCALTGLALGLSAVQGIIAAEWLLLTVLREGRAACQYLPVDFSLACSYVLALLLAALTAASLALCGKTSQWRCNAIWLLLTCLLSLLLWVAWVGFYLYGNAWLGRSPDWNDPALAIALVAQGWLLLIFHAIPESHICLRPPPQPTAPDYFDTSQNSTRMRETSFDEDIPLSHRQFVENQGYGYSDENTAGLRSGGGAGAGQHNSNTATRPSAPFRSNVYQPTEMTMILNGGAVSTSSQSQVPSAPPTYTGRQLW from the exons ATGGCGTTCCACCcagtcctcctcctgctgctgctgactgttGCTCATCATGCCAGTAGTCAGAACTCCGAGGACTCTGAGGCTCTTCCAAGAGGCTGTGGCTGGGGCCTTGTGCGTCCCTACACCCTCCTCTGTGACCTGGACTCCATCTGGGGTGTAGCTGTagaggctgtggctgcaggcGGGATCCTGGCTGCCATCTTACTAGCTCTTGTCCTGCTGTGCCGTTTACGCCACATCAGTGAGGCTGAGAAGCGCAGCGCTGTGGGACccatcctcctgctcctcctcggcATCCTTGGCTTGTTCGGCCTGAGCTTTGCTTACCTGATTGATCAGGATGAGTCGTTATGTTTGCTCCGCAGGGCCCTTTGGGGTCTCCTGTTTGCTGTCTGCTTCTCCTGCTTGCTAGTGCAGGGTGTCCGTCTGCGCAGGCTAGGCCGGGAGCGTCGGAGCCCTGGTGGCTGCGCCCTCACTGGCCTGGCGCTGGGTTTGAGTGCTGTGCAGGGCATCATTGCTGCAGAGTGGCTTCTTCTGACCGTGCTGCGGGAGGGACGAGCTGCCTGTCAGTACCTACCTGTGGACTTCTCACTAGCCTGCAGCTACGTACTAGCACTCCTATTGGCAGCACTAACTGCCGCCTCCCTGGCCCTGTGTGGGAAGACAAGTCAGTGGCGCTGCAACGCCATTTGGCTGCTGTTGACCTGCCtgctttcactgctgctgtgggtgGCCTGGGTGGGCTTCTATCTGTACGGAAATGCCTGGCTGGGGAGGTCCCCGGACTGGAATGATCCGGCACTGGCCATCGCTTTAGTGGCTCAGGGCTGGCTGCTGCTTATCTTCCACGCCATACCTGAATCCCACATCTGCCTGAGACCCCCACCGCAGCCCACTGCCCCGGATTACTTTGACACCTCCCAGAATTCAACACGTATGAGGGAGACCAGCTTTGATGAAGatatccctctctctcacaggcAGTTTGTGGAGAACCAGGGCTACGGATACAGCGATGAGAACACTGCAG GCTTGAGGAGCGGTGGCGGTGCCGGTGCCGGGCAACACAACAGTAACACCGCTACCAGGCCCAGCGCTCCTTTCCGCAGCAACGTCTACCAGCCCACCGAGATGACCATGATCCTAAATGGGGGAGCGGTGAGTACATCCTCCCAGTCTCAG GTGCCCTCTGCCCCTCCAACCTACACAGGGAGGCAGCTGTGGTGA
- the gprc5ba gene encoding G protein-coupled receptor, class C, group 5, member Ba isoform X2 gives MAFHPVLLLLLLTVAHHASSQNSEDSEALPRGCGWGLVRPYTLLCDLDSIWGVAVEAVAAGGILAAILLALVLLCRLRHISEAEKRSAVGPILLLLLGILGLFGLSFAYLIDQDESLCLLRRALWGLLFAVCFSCLLVQGVRLRRLGRERRSPGGCALTGLALGLSAVQGIIAAEWLLLTVLREGRAACQYLPVDFSLACSYVLALLLAALTAASLALCGKTSQWRCNAIWLLLTCLLSLLLWVAWVGFYLYGNAWLGRSPDWNDPALAIALVAQGWLLLIFHAIPESHICLRPPPQPTAPDYFDTSQNSTRMRETSFDEDIPLSHRQFVENQGYGYSDENTAGLRSGGGAGAGQHNSNTATRPSAPFRSNVYQPTEMTMILNGGAVPSAPPTYTGRQLW, from the exons ATGGCGTTCCACCcagtcctcctcctgctgctgctgactgttGCTCATCATGCCAGTAGTCAGAACTCCGAGGACTCTGAGGCTCTTCCAAGAGGCTGTGGCTGGGGCCTTGTGCGTCCCTACACCCTCCTCTGTGACCTGGACTCCATCTGGGGTGTAGCTGTagaggctgtggctgcaggcGGGATCCTGGCTGCCATCTTACTAGCTCTTGTCCTGCTGTGCCGTTTACGCCACATCAGTGAGGCTGAGAAGCGCAGCGCTGTGGGACccatcctcctgctcctcctcggcATCCTTGGCTTGTTCGGCCTGAGCTTTGCTTACCTGATTGATCAGGATGAGTCGTTATGTTTGCTCCGCAGGGCCCTTTGGGGTCTCCTGTTTGCTGTCTGCTTCTCCTGCTTGCTAGTGCAGGGTGTCCGTCTGCGCAGGCTAGGCCGGGAGCGTCGGAGCCCTGGTGGCTGCGCCCTCACTGGCCTGGCGCTGGGTTTGAGTGCTGTGCAGGGCATCATTGCTGCAGAGTGGCTTCTTCTGACCGTGCTGCGGGAGGGACGAGCTGCCTGTCAGTACCTACCTGTGGACTTCTCACTAGCCTGCAGCTACGTACTAGCACTCCTATTGGCAGCACTAACTGCCGCCTCCCTGGCCCTGTGTGGGAAGACAAGTCAGTGGCGCTGCAACGCCATTTGGCTGCTGTTGACCTGCCtgctttcactgctgctgtgggtgGCCTGGGTGGGCTTCTATCTGTACGGAAATGCCTGGCTGGGGAGGTCCCCGGACTGGAATGATCCGGCACTGGCCATCGCTTTAGTGGCTCAGGGCTGGCTGCTGCTTATCTTCCACGCCATACCTGAATCCCACATCTGCCTGAGACCCCCACCGCAGCCCACTGCCCCGGATTACTTTGACACCTCCCAGAATTCAACACGTATGAGGGAGACCAGCTTTGATGAAGatatccctctctctcacaggcAGTTTGTGGAGAACCAGGGCTACGGATACAGCGATGAGAACACTGCAG GCTTGAGGAGCGGTGGCGGTGCCGGTGCCGGGCAACACAACAGTAACACCGCTACCAGGCCCAGCGCTCCTTTCCGCAGCAACGTCTACCAGCCCACCGAGATGACCATGATCCTAAATGGGGGAGCG GTGCCCTCTGCCCCTCCAACCTACACAGGGAGGCAGCTGTGGTGA
- the iqck gene encoding IQ domain-containing protein K, which translates to MAKTTGAVKSLWQQVCEECEAEQPRYPGAEWTHGGSVGSQFSQYSDSTKSTVLHGLSTAKVSEDDDPRRDCDSLLSHAGFAGNSAEGTSPPQFQSPVTRFIEREVFPVLLPGLEALLREAQKHGCFQRKVTAFNPCDFLTEWLYNHNPRRQGQPPVNMCDIPFVKDWLSMHPRRPIPLFLLLTEDQAALLIQAFWRGYKIRARPDVQELRQWQKQLRESHDIAKTVKQFWAKQERRVGSAMTDLPESPQPGNSDVSIQVVSPTPQSTVVHTPTTQMTPEAGEWLTPSLCSVEDMASTQPLNNFLSVAAPGDESLTAVSPSFLGHHKLS; encoded by the exons ATGGCGAAGACAACCGGCGCAGTGAAATCCCTGTGGCAACAGGTTTGTGAAG aGTGTGAAGCGGAGCAGCCCCGTTATCCCGGTGCTGAGTGGACACACGGCGGCTCAGTGGGCTCCCAGTTCTCCCAGTACAGCGACAGCACAAAGTCTACAGTCTTGCATGGACTCAGCACAGCCAAG gTGTCTGAGGACGATGACCCTCGTAGAGACTGTGACTCGCTTCTCTCCCACGCTGGTTTCGCTGGTAACTCAGCAGAGGGGACATCACCTCCACAATTCCAAA gtcctGTCACACGCTTCATTGAGAGGGAGGTGTTTCCAGTGTTGTTGCCTGGATTGGAGGCTTTGTTGAGAGAAGCTCAGAAACACGGCTGTTTCCAG agGAAAGTGACAGCATTCAACCCGTGTGACTTCCTAACTGAGTGGCTGTACAA CCACAACCCCCGCAGACAAGGACAGCCCCCGGTGAACATGTGTGACATCCCCTTTGTCAAGGACTGGCTCAGCATGCA TCCCAGACGTCCCAtccctctgtttctgctgctcactgAGGACCAGGCTGCTCTGCTCATTCAGGCTTTCTGGAGGGGATACAAG atCAGAGCGCGGCCAGATGTGCAGGAGCTGCGCCAGTGGCAAAAACAACTGAGAGAGAGCCACGACATTGCCAAAACTGTCAAGCAGTTCTGGGCCAAGCAAGAACGCAGAG TGGGCTCAGCTATGACAGATCTTCCAGAAAGCCCCCAGCCTGGTAACTCTGATGTGTCCATCCAAGTGGTTTCCCCCACCCCCCAGAGCACTGTGGTCCACACCCCCACCACCCAGATGACCCCTGAGGCTGGTGAGTGGCTGACCCCCAGCCTATGCAGCGTGGAAGACATGGCCTCCACACAACCACTGAATAATTTCCTGTCTGTAGCTGCGCCCGGTGACGAATCCCTGACTGCAGTGTCCCCGTCGTTTCTCGGACATCACAAACTGAGCTAG